The nucleotide sequence CTCAAAACCATCGAGCAGGTCACGGGGCGTCTCGACTGGGGGCGCGCCGCGGGCCTGGGCTTTGGACAGGGCCTCTTCATTGGCCTTTTCGTCGGTCTGCTGTTTGGCCTGCTGGGGCTGACGGCGGGCAATTTCCTGTTTGCGGTCGCCTACGGCATGGTGCTGGGCGCGATCACCGGGCTGGTGTGGGGCCTGATCGGTTACGCGATGACCGGTGGGCGGCGCGACTTTACCTCCATCGGCGGCATGCGTGCTGAACGCTACGTGATTCTGGCCGACACGGAGGTAGCCGAGCAGGCGCGGGCCCTGCTCGCCCATCTCCCGCCGCGCTGAGGCATCCCGGCCCGTGTTCCCGTGCCAGGAACGGGGCGCGCCAAACGGGCGTTTGGGTAGCATGGCGCCATGACGCAAGCGGGGGTAGAACTTCAGGAACTGATCGCCGAGATGGAGCAGCGCCGCGCCAAGGTCGAGGCGGGTGGCGGTCAGGAGCGGCAGCAGAAGCAGCGCGAGGGCGGCAAGCTCACGGCCCGCGAACGGATCGAGCGCCTCCTTGACCCCGGCTCCTTTCTGGAACTTTCCACCTTTGTCGAACACGGCCAGAACCGGCTGATGCAGGGCGTCGAAGCGCCCGGTGAGGGCGTCGTGACCGGACGCGGCACCATTCAGGGGCGGCAGGTCTTTGTGTTTAGCCAGGATTTCACGGTGCTGGGCGGCTCTTTGGGCAAGATGAACGCCGCCAAGGTCACCAAAATCATGGACCTCGCGGCCAAGACGGGCTGTCCGGTGATCGGCCTCAACGACTCCGCCGGGGCGAGGATTCAAGAAGGCGTGGACTCCCTTTCGGGCTACGGCGAGATTTTCTACCGCAACGCGATCTACTCGGGCAGCGTGCCGCAGATCAGCGCGATTTTGGGGCCGTGCGCGGGCGGCGCGGTGTATTCTCCGGCGCTCACCGACTTCATTCTCATGAGCCGGGGCACGTCGTACATGTTCATCACCGGGCCAGAAGTGATCAGGAGCGTCACGCGCGAGGACGTGACCTTTGACCAACTCGGCGGCGCGGACGTGCACACCCGCAAAAGCGGCGTGGCCCACCTGGAATATGACGGGGATGAGGCGGTGCTGGACGGTATCCGTGAGCTGCTCTCCTACCTGCCGCAAAACGCCCGCGAAAAGCCGCCGGTGCGGGAATGCACCGATCCGATTGACCGCCCCAATACCCCGCTTCTCAACATCATCACGACGGACCAGCGCAAGCCCTACGCGATGCACGACGTGATCCATGAGCTCGTAGACGACGGCACCTTCCTGGAGATCCAGCCGGGCTGGGCGAAAAATATCCTGTGCGGCTTCGCGCGGCTGGGCGGGCACAGCGTCGGCATCGTGGCAAACAATCCCAAGGTGATGGCGGGAACGCTGAACATCGACGCCTCCGACAAAGCGGCCCGCTTTATCCGCACCTGCGACTGCTACAACATCCCGATCCTGACGCTGGTGGACGTGACCGGGTTCCTGCCGGGCGTGGCGCAAGAACACGCGGGCATCATCCGCCACGGGGCCAAAATGCTCTACGCCTACGCTGAGGCGACTGTTCCCAAGATCACGCTGATCACCCGCAAGAGCTACGGCGGCGCGTACCTCGCCATGAATAGCCGCGATATGGGCGCGGACGTGGTGTATGCCTGGCCGACCGCAGCCGTCGCGGTGATGGGCGCGGAGGGAGCGGCCAACATCGTGTACCGCCGCGAGATTCAGAATTCGGACAACCCAGAGGCCACCCGCGCCGAGAAGATCAAGCAGTACAGGGAGACCTTCGACAACCCCTATGTGGCCGCTGCCAAGGGCTACATCGACGACGTGATTCCCATCGAGGACACCCGCCGCCGCCTGATTCAGACCTTTGCGATGCTGCAGGACAAGGAGGAGACGCGGCCTTTTAAGAAG is from Deinococcus sp. YIM 77859 and encodes:
- a CDS encoding general stress protein, which codes for MTQPDARSALIPDQSARVNVATYATYAEAQRAVDYLSDQRFPVERTAIVGEGLKTIEQVTGRLDWGRAAGLGFGQGLFIGLFVGLLFGLLGLTAGNFLFAVAYGMVLGAITGLVWGLIGYAMTGGRRDFTSIGGMRAERYVILADTEVAEQARALLAHLPPR
- a CDS encoding acyl-CoA carboxylase subunit beta; its protein translation is MTQAGVELQELIAEMEQRRAKVEAGGGQERQQKQREGGKLTARERIERLLDPGSFLELSTFVEHGQNRLMQGVEAPGEGVVTGRGTIQGRQVFVFSQDFTVLGGSLGKMNAAKVTKIMDLAAKTGCPVIGLNDSAGARIQEGVDSLSGYGEIFYRNAIYSGSVPQISAILGPCAGGAVYSPALTDFILMSRGTSYMFITGPEVIRSVTREDVTFDQLGGADVHTRKSGVAHLEYDGDEAVLDGIRELLSYLPQNAREKPPVRECTDPIDRPNTPLLNIITTDQRKPYAMHDVIHELVDDGTFLEIQPGWAKNILCGFARLGGHSVGIVANNPKVMAGTLNIDASDKAARFIRTCDCYNIPILTLVDVTGFLPGVAQEHAGIIRHGAKMLYAYAEATVPKITLITRKSYGGAYLAMNSRDMGADVVYAWPTAAVAVMGAEGAANIVYRREIQNSDNPEATRAEKIKQYRETFDNPYVAAAKGYIDDVIPIEDTRRRLIQTFAMLQDKEETRPFKKHGNIPL